AAAATAAATATGAACGACTATAAATTATTCCAGGATTCTTTTATTGGCAAAAAGTCACAGTTTATCGCAGACAGGATTGCCAAAGAATTTGGATTGGTAAGAGCAATGGAAATCAAAAGAGAAAACCTTAAAAATTTATTGGCGGAAAATGAAAATAGCAAAAGTAAGAAAGCTAATAAAAGTGAAAATATAAAACCACAAGATGTCCGCCAGAAATTTAAACACGCTTTAATGCAAATTAATGAACAGAAGTTTAATACTCCCGAAGTCTATTTCCTAGCACTCGAAAAAAACGGCTTCAAAGTAATCCGTCATTTTGATGATAAACAAAACCTGCGTGGTTACAGTATTGAAAAAGAAGGAACAATGATGAGTGCTACTGCCGTCAGTAAAGAGTTTTCTTTAAGCAAACTGGGACTGATAAATATGAGTTATAGGGAAACGAAGGAAAAGCTAAATAACAATACTCCTCCGAATAAAACTGAAAAGAAAGAACAAATTACTGCGCCAATTTTGTCTGATAAAAAATCACTGGAGATTTACATAGAACCATTAAATGACTCGAATCAAAAAGATTCCCTACAACGGTTTTTAAAAGATTTCGGTATAGATAAAGAAACTATTGATAAAAGTGAATTGCAGTTTATTAAGCATAAAAATTATTACTATGCTGCATTGAAAAATAACAGTGGTGGCTGGGCTGTAATGAACCCGTTTACGCAAACTAATATTGGCGCAAAAGATATTATCACAATCTGTGAGCAAAAGAATGTTGATGTAATTATCTGCGGAGATGCTTTTTCTTATTTAAAAAACATTCAAAATAACGGGCAAAATACACCTGCCAATTATATCATACTCAATGAAATATTCGATGGCGAAAAATTAAAAAAAACTTTAGAATATCTCCAACCGAAACAAATATTATACGCTGCCAAAGAGCAGCGTCTCGCAGGTTTCTTAAAAGACTTTAGCCAAAAAATATTATCAGATGCCCAGCAAGAAAATACCACTTTTATCCATAACTATTTAGACAAAGCAATGGACTCTAATTTTTCTACAACCAAGACAAATTCTTTTTCAAATAAGAATAATCTCGCAAGTTTTATGGAACTCTTATTCTCAGAGCAGTATCAAGGACATTCAGTCGCGCAATTTATTGAATCAAAGAAGAAAATGAAATGGCGTAAACTTAACTTGTAGGTTTAAAAAATTATGGGCTGTTGAAAATAAAAAAGGGGTAGTGGTCTTGGACAACGTTGATGAAATAAGTGTGTTCATTCCTAATGATGTGATTTGCTTTCAATCTTTGAATTAACTTTGGTCTTGGACAACTAATTTACTCAGCGCAATTTTAAGCACTAATCTGCCTCCCATTTTTTCAAAATAGGCACCAATGGCAAAAGTTCTGTATCGGAATGTGGTCAATGTTTTTTGTGTTTTTTCTTGAAGTACAAACGTTCTGAATAAAGACATTATATTATAGGCTATCATGGCAAAAGAAAGGGCCGCTTCTGTGGCGTAAAAACCGTTGAGGTTAAAGCTGTCAAAGCCGAAATCATACTTTAATTCTTTGATACGGTTCTCCGCATCTCCTCTGCCACGGTACATCCGCCATACTTCTGCCGGTGCAAAATCTAAGTTGGTAACATAGGCTGAATAACGATAGTTACGGTGTATCTCGGCTTTAGCAAAAAGGCTCAATAATTTACCCGGGGCTTTGGGGCTTTCTTTTATCTTTTGTCTTACAATCACCATTCTACGAGCGGTTTTCCAAGAGTCTCTTTGATAAATCCGTTCACAGATTTCGATACCCTCATCTAAAGTTATCCAGACATTGTTGGTGTCAATCATACGTTGTAAGGGATGTGTAAATTTGGCGGCTATAATGTATTTTTTTTCGCTGTCTTCTAAATAATCTAAAATATCGGATTGAAAAAAACCACTGTCTAAACGGATTAGGCTCACTTCTTTATTTTTCAACTTAGCCAAAGTGTCTTCTAAAAAAGCGAGAAAATTATTAGCAGAAGAAGCGTCGCCACTCCTAAGCCACATATTGGCCACCAACTTCACATCGTTTACAAAAGCGATTAAGGGGTGATGAGATAAACGACCTTTTTATTAGGATTGTAGCCTTTTTTGGCTCCTTGCTGATCACCATAACGGGTTATTATGGAAGAGTCTACATCCAAAGTAAAATTATCAAATTGAAAGTTGTCAAATATCCAAGAATAAAAATAATCGCTCACATTATAGTTCCTGGATTGGGTAAACTTGCCGAAGAAGCTCTTGTAAGTATCCTGAGCGGTTACGGCATCCCAATCAAATAGCGTTGCTAAAGCAGCATCATTGCGGGTAACTTCTGTGTGCATAAACCGGTTAGCTCCACACCAAATGCTGGTAATAAAGGCTGCAATTATGGTGGTTGCTTTATGGGCATTGTTCGATTTTCGGAAGGGTAAATAAGGGCAAGCATTTATTTTGTTCCTAAAGCCCATTTTGTCCAATAATTGCTTCAAAATAACCATTCCGCCACAGAACCTAACCTCTTAACCGGAATAGCTTATATCGAACTCCTTTAGCCTATTTTGTCTAATGTTAAGTTCTGCTAAGCAGAGAAACACGTTATCGTGCAAGTATGAAAATAGTTTTCATTTTTTTTGAAAAATACAATTTTAAGGTACTATATCTCTTGTAATTAAAGAACAACTCTAAAGCCCCATATTCTAATTTAAAGGTGCTATATTCCAATATAAACAGCCATTTCGTCGTTTATTGTGCTAGTTAAAATAATGACAATGAATTACGACGTATTTTTTTGAAAAAAACGAACAATCGTTTGCGTGATAAGAGTTGTTAAAATGTATTTACATTTGTGTTAAGAGTATTTTAATTTTTAATAAACCAAGATTATGAATATAAAAATGAAAAGATTTCTCTTCCTCACCTGTCTCATAATTTTCTATTGCATTAAAGTTTCTGCCCAGCAGAGAATTGAGGTAACAGGGATAGTCAAAGACACAACTGGTAAGACCATGTCTGGTGTAAGTATAAAAACAGAAGGTGGTGGAGCAATTTCTGACGACAATGGCAAATTCACTGTATTTGTGAAAAGTTTGCAATCTGAAATTACTGCTACTTATATTGGTTACGTTACACTAAGAATAAAACTAAATGGTCATAAGGACATAAGTATCATACTTACTCCCAATACCAAATCTGACTTGCAAGATGTTGTAGTAATTGGTATGCAACAGCAGTCAATGAGAACAACAGTCTCATCGATATCGGGAATTGTAAGTAAAGATATTGAAAATAGACCGGTAGCAAGTGTTGATGTATTACTTCAAGGTCGTATTGCAGGCCTAAATGTGCAGGTATCAAGTGGCGAGCCCGGTGTTGCACCAACAGTCGTTGTAAGAGGCAACTCAACTGTAAATACGAGCATTGGAGACAATGCAAATGTTCAACAAGCACAGGCAATGAGTGGCCCTTTATATGTAATAGATGGTATTCCAATAGATCCAGCGGATATTGCAAATAATGCAGGAGCTACTGGTACCAATTTTTTAGCTGGTTTAAATGTCAATGATATAGAGTCGGTGCAAGTTCAGAAAGATGCTGCCGCAACTGCAGCTTGGGGATCAAGAGGTGCAAACGGCGTAATATATATAACAACAAAAAAGGGAACCTCTAAAGTGCCAGTATTTGGGGTAAATGTTTATTATGGTGTAAACCAGAAGCCAAAGCTGATACCAACACTTACCGGATCCGCTGAAAGAGAAGCCAAATTAAATATTATCAATCAATATGCAACAACAGCTGCTCAATTAGCAGCATTACCTCATTTGTTAACAGATAGCCTTAACCCCTCTTTTAACAATGCGACCGATTGGCAAGGTTTGTTTTATCAAGCTGCACCTATTACAAATATAGATGCTACCATGTCTGCAGCGTCTGAGGATTATAATTATCGTCTAAGTATGGGATATTATAATACCCAAGGAATAATTAGAAATACAGGATACCAACGTTATTCACTAAGAGGAAATTTTGGGTTTAAAATCAGCCCCAAATTGAATAGCCAACTTGTATTGGCAATGGTTAAAGAAAATAGGCAGGCGGGACAAAAATATCAAAATTCTGATGCCAACACACCATTTAGTGGCAGTTCACAACCAACTTCATTTTACTATGTAAACGGCTTTGATTCTTCTGGTTTCTTAGGGATTTCAAGCAAATTAAGAAATATTAATTTGAATGATAACTATCAGGCCTCTATGACGACCAATTACGATATCTTACCTGGTTTAAGATATACGCTTCAAGGTGGAGCCAACGTATATGTGACATCCAAAGATTACTTTCAACCTTCAAATGTAGATGTAGTAGGTGCTCTAACTGGAGGTAATCCCTCACAACCCTCTTATGCTGAATCAGATAGGGGAACTTACTCAACCTATCTGGTTACCAATACATTGAATTATAATAAAGAATTTAAGACTAAGGCGGGTAATTCTCATAATTTAAATCTAACAGCTTCTCAACAATATACTAGCTTGGTGTCAAGTGGAAATACCGCTAGCGGCTACAACACGCCTACCAATGATATAAAAACGGTAACAGGAATTCCGCAATCAGATTTATCTGGTTCATCTTATTACCAGAAAGATGCATTATTATCTTTAATTGGTCAAATACAATACAATTACAATCAGCGATACTTGTTATATGGGTCCTATAGAGCAGATGCCTCTTCAAGATTTGGCAATAATAATAAATGGGGTTATTTTCCTGCTGTTGGAATAGGCTGGATCGTTTCTGATGAGAAATTTATGAGTGGTATTAAAAACACGGTCAACTTTTTTAAACTTAGATTTAGCATGGGGTCTTCCGGTAAAAATGCTTATCAATTTTATCCCACCTTCAATGAATATAATCTTTCGGGAACATATAATGGTACACAAGCTGTTCAGCCAAGTTACACCAATGGCCTCACCAAGAACAATCTTACTTGGGCTAAATCTGTCCAAAAAGATTTAGGGTTTGATTTACAAATGTTTAATAATCGGGTAATTTTAAATACTGATTTCTATGACAAGTTGGATAAGAATCAGTTTTTTAATTTTACATTGCCATTCTTTACCGGTTACAACTCTGTATATTATAATGCAAAGGATTTGTGGGTCGATAATCGAGGTATAGACATTACTTTAAATACCCATAATCTATCTCCCAAAAGTGCCATACAATGGAATAGCCAATTAGTACTTACATTTCAAAAAAACTTAATTGCTAAGTTACCGAACAATAATCGCACTTTTGTAATAGATGATTATAACTCAGGTGTATCACGCGTATATGCAGTTGGACAACCCATATATGAAATGTTTCAAATGCATTATGAGGGCGTGTATAATAACCAAAGTGAAATACCATTCAACCCCTTAACTGGTAATCCAATTACTTACTTCAAAGGCTACTATCCTGTCAAACCCGGTTATCCGAAATGGAAAGACGCCAATGGCGATGGTGATGTCTGGAGTGATGAAGATAATGGAGATCAATACGGTGATAGAATACCAACCGGAGACCCTAACCCCAAATTTGTTGGAGGTTTTAGTAATGATTTCACTTATAAAAATTTCACTTTAACCATATCAAGTGTGTTCACCTTTAAAAGAACAGTTGTAAATACTTTCTTTCAACAACAGTTGGATGGAATCGCAGGGAGTGTTAATAATCTTGCTAGCCATAGGCTACCAGATCTATCCGGCTTAAATTATTGGACACCAGAAAAAGCACAAGACCCAAATTATAAAGCTAATTTCCCATCAATCTCCCCATATAGTCCATATTTCTATCAGTTCTTACCTTTTACCGATATGTTCAATGTAGATGGAAGTTATTTCAAAGTAAAAAATATAATTCTTAATTATGTTCTACCAAGTAAGTTTACCAATAAATTGAAGATTAAACACATTAATGTATATGCAATGATGTACAATGTATTAATATTGAAAAATAAAAACAATACCATGCCAGACCCTGAGGCGGTTGATCAATTGGGTGTATATGATGGTGGCTTGTATCCTCAAGCAAAGACATATACAGTGGGTTTAAATATTCAATTCTAAGAGTTTAGCGAATCATAGTTTTCAAATAGTAAAAATGACAAACGAATGAAACATTTCCTTTTTTTTAAAAAACTGCTCATAATATTTTTAATAAGTATAGCTCTTTTGGGAATTACTTCGTGCAATAAGCAGCTTCATGAAGGCCCAATAGGGTCAACATATAGTAGTGAGTTTTGGACATCACAAACTGCAGCTGATGAGGCAACTGCTGCAATGTATGGTCAGTTAAGAGCTAGCCTCAGGGCCTCTTCTGGTTCAGGAGTAGATCAAGGTGAAGCTTGCTATTTTGTTTATGGCGATTTAGTAAGTGACTTATTTAGATACGCTGGAGGAGATACTTTTCTCCAATATGGATTAACTAGTGATGGGAAAATTCCTTGGAATTTCTCTTATGTACCTTACTGGAACAATTTAACGGATTGGTCAAGGTTTTATCAAGTAATAGCACTCTGTAATCTTATTATAGAAAATGTAAATAAGATGAATAATTCTTTATTTACAAGTGTGGAAAAAAAGAATGCTTACGTAGCTGAAGCTTTATTTGTAAGAGCTTATACCTATTTCTTTATTACTAGAGTTTGGGGAGACCCTGTTTATGTTGCTAAAACATATAATGATGTTGATTATGGACATATTCCGCCAATTCCTCGTTCTCCAGAAAATCAAGTTCTAGATAGCTGTATTAGAGATTTACGTATTGCAGATGCCAATTTAGATTATGCCAATGGAGATATTACCCAAAGTGTTACTGCCAATAAGGGAAGCGTAGAGGCACTAATGGCTCATATATTTGAATGGCAGCACAATTATGATAGCGCTCATTATTATTGCCAACAGGTAATCAACAATGGAGGCTATTCCTTAGAACCAATGAGTACTTACAAAAATATATGGAAAGGTGAATCTTCCAATGAAAGTATTTTTGAAATATCAATGCAGTACAACGCAAATGATCCTAATTTCAATTCGCAAGGAAGTTTTGCAGAAGCCACTTTCTCTTTTTTTGGTGGATTCTTAAAGGGTGCTATCGTAAATCAAAGAAGAACAAGTTGTTGGATTGCACCAACCGGCGGACTTGTAGACGCTGTATTATTTGACACATCCAAGGATTTGCGAGCCAAATCGATTTTGTCTTATCAACAGGCTTCTGGCGGAGACCCTGCAGGTTATATGCTAACTAAATATAGCAATTTCCAAACTACAGCTACCTCAAGTCCATATATCAATAATAATCTTGTGATTTTCAGGCTTTCAGATATCTATTTACTAGATGCCGAAGCGCTTGCTTATAAAGGAGATTTAACTGGTGCGGCAAATGATCTTAAAATGACTGAAGATAGAGCAGGTATAAACAATTATCAAAGTATTAGTGACCAATATAATATGCTAGATGAAGTAGTAATGGAAAGGGGGCGTGAGCTTATTGGGGAAGGGCAATGGTTTTACGATTTGATTAGAACTAATCAAACACAACAATGGTTGCAATACATTAATTATCCAAGCACACGTGTAAATACAACAAACAAAGGGTATTATTGGCCAATTGATATGAGTACCTTATTTCCTTATGATAATTTATTAACACAAAATCCTTGGTGGAATAATAATAGTGGTCGATAAATTAAAAAAGTAACCAAATTAAAAAACTCAATTTTCATTGAAATGAAAGCAAAAATAAATTTCCCTACTAAAATTTGCCTGTTCCTATTCATCACTATTTCGGTGATAGCTTGCAAAAAAAATTATATCATAGGAGGAAAGGTTGAAGATGTAAACAAGTATGCAAATATGACTTCTTATGATGTATTGAATAGCCTCCCGCAATTCGATACTTTGGTGCAGGTAATTGATGCAGCTGGACTAAAAGATAAGATAAATCAAGATAATTCCACTTTTTTTGCCATCAGCAACGGTTCAATTTTTAATTATCTTCAATTACGTACTCTTCTACTTCAATCAACGGTAAACCAATATGCTAAATTTACATTAGATTCCTTAAAATATTATTTACAAAATAATATTAATGGTACGAAGGATTCATTATTGATGTATCAAGTAGCTACCACATTAACGACAAGTAATTTAACTAATAATGGTGCACAATATCCCTCGGAATTAATTGGAGACTCGGTTTTGGTGTCTTATGAAACTACATTAGATCCATTATTAGGATATACCACATTGGTTTCTACACCTCCAAGAGTTGTATATTTTGCTCAATTATGGAAACACTATAATTTAAATAGTAAAGATAGTACCGCAGCTAAATTACCTTCTACAACTGGAGTAAGAACTTTGGTTGGTACATCCTTCATTAAAACAAAAAACGGAATGATTAATGTGCTTCGTTCTGGAAGTACATTATTCTTTTACGGAACAAGGATTAACTAAAATAAAAATGTTAAGAAATGAAAAATATTAAAGTAAGCGTTTGGGCTAATTCCTTTATCATACTCATTTTATGCTCTATGATAATGTTAGGCTGTACCAAAATACAAAATGGCTTCCTAAGCCCGACAATGCAATATTCTACTCACTTATTTGTTGCACCTCAAGGACAGATTGCTAGTTCCAATTCGTTAGTTGCTGACGGTTCTAATCTTCCATTAAATGTGAAATGGACACATATTTATGATTCTTCTGGTAAGAATGTGGATGCAATGTTTTTAAAAACTTATCCGGTAGGGATATGGACACAATCATATAACCCACTTACCGACACAAGTTATGCCTCTATTGTTGCTAAAAGAACAACCGAAGAGTTACCCCCCTTTACCGTTAATTCTACAAGTGGTGTTATTAGCACCAATAGCGCAACTTTGTACATACCATTGGGTACATATTCCTTGGATTTACAAGTAACTAACTCCGCGGGTACACAAGAATTAAAGAACGCTATATCGATAAAAATTGCCGCGGCACAACCAGTACAGACAGCGGATGATGGGGGAATTGGTTCATTCAGTTTATCAAGATTAAATGCTGGTACCTCTGGAGGAGCAGCCACTCATAATGGTGTAACCTCAGTTTTCTATAATGGGAATTTTAATCCATTTGTAGTGTATAGCGTTAGAAGAATCTCAGACACACCTAATGTGATGATTATAAAAGTTACAGACAGGAATGGCGTTGTTTTCAATCCAAAGAAAGGTGAGATTGCAAAAAGACCCGCTGGTGGATTGAACCCTATACCGCCATACTTGCAAAATTTACAATATTATGCTCCAGATACTTTTCAGGCATTAGATTCCGCTCTTTATGTAAAATATCCATTAACTCCTTTTCCAATAGCATCTTTGGGAAATGGATTTAATATGTATTATATCATCCCTACACAATATGTACACATGGATAGTACCAAGTCCTGGAGCGGTAACTCGGCTGGCACATTCTACCAAGGTACTTCGGATTCCCATTATTTAGGCCAGTTTGGAGATAATCTTTATGATTATGCTTTAAGGATTCCTCTGAGAATTCAAACTCCTGGTAATTATTTCTTTCAAATCAAACTATTAGACGTAACACACAGATAATGGGTTTATATATGGTTTATAAAGATTGGCTAATTTATTTTAAAGCACTCGTATTTAAACGCGGGTGCTTTTTGTTTACTTATTTAATCATAAGAAGTCATTTGTCTTTTCCTGTTTTGTACGCTGAAAGAAAAAATCCCCAATTAAGAGAAGAAATAGAAAGTTGGAGTGATACCCTTTTTTAAACCATAATACTGACAAATAATGTCACACTTTTTTAAAGCCTATGAATCTTGAATGTAAAGCTTTCATTCAATGTGTTTATGACCGTTAACAAGGCTGAAACTCACGACACGTTATTGCTAACAGCCGTCTTCGGAACCTCACCTCTTTGTGAATTAGTTTTATAGCCTTTTTGATTTGCAAAATATATTATTGAATTAAATTTTATTCTATCCCCCGAATTTTCATAGCAATAATGCAACATGTTAATGCTGTTTGTTTCATCATGTTTTGAACAATCAAGTCTACACAACGATAAAAAATATTTCTCGCCAATTTCATAGTTAAATGAATTTGCAATTGCATAAGCTACTCTATACCATTCTTCATAGGTGTTTGTAATACTTAAACCCCGCTTCGATAGAAATTTAATTATCCCTTGTATTGCTTTCCTATTTTCTGGGATGTTCTTGCCTTTAGGATTAAATAAAATGTCCTTACTTTCTAAACCTGTTTGAAAAAGTCATCGAACTGAATTACAAGGCGAATACAGAAGGAGAAAAAATAATACACAGAACTTCTAACTTTTATATCTTTAATAAATACAAAAGTTTTTACAATTTTAATCTCTCTACTAGGTGGTCAATATCATTGAAATATACAAAGTGTGTGGTCAAGCACAAAAAACTATTCACTGAAAAAATAAAAAAGGCACAGATTCTTTGGCATCTTTTAAAAAAGAAACTCAAATTAAGAAATGGGTATGAACGAAGTAGAATTGAAAAAGGAATTCCGAATGATTTAGAAAGGCATTTGACAATCACCAAAAATAAAAATCAATGAACTCTGAGGTTTTTATTATTTCACCAACTTTGTCTAGAGAGAATGTATCTGCAAATATTATGACATTAATTGGTGTGATTGAAAACTATCCCAAAGAGGTTGGAAATATTGATTTGAAAATAAGGATAAACTAATAAAAGTAAGAAGTAAAATGACAGAAAAAATATTGGACGATTTATTAAACATCTCCACTGAAAATGAAGTAGTGGAATTTAAAGAAGCCAAAGCCCAATACAGTAAAGAAAAATTGGGCGAGTATTTTTCTGCGTTAAGCAACGAAGCCAACTTAAAATCATTACCAACTGCGTGGTTAGTAATGGGTGTAAAAAAACGATAAAACAATAGTTGGTACACAAATTTCAGATGCCCAAATTAATGACTATAAATACGAAATTACGCAACATACGTCGCCACGCTCTTCTTTTGTAGATGTACACAAAGTAATAAAAGAAGGTAAAACGGTTCTGTTGTTTGAGATAGCGCCTGCACCTAAAGGAATGCCGGTTAGTTGGAAAGGACATCGTTATGGTAGAGATGGCGAGAGCTTGGGCGCATTGAGCGATTTGGAATACGATGTGATTAAAGCGCAGGGTCAGCACAAAGATTGGAGTGCACAAATTGTCAAAGAGGCTACTATAAACGATTTATCCAAAGAAGCTATTGATTTTGCACGCATTCAGTACAAAGAAAAAAATCCCCAACTAAGAGAAGAAATAGATAGTTGGAGTGATACCCTTTTTTTAAACAAAGCAAAAATTACAATCAAAGGAAAAATTACGAATTCTGCTATTTTGCTTTTGGGTAAATTCCAACAGAAATTCAATAGAAAATTGAGACACATAGTGGGACGGATATAAATCGCTTTTCTCATTTAAAAGAATTGGATCTAAAAAATCATACCTCTTATTTCCTTGAATTTTTGCAGCCAGATAGATTACAAAAATACAACCTCTTGGAAGAAGCAGTATATGTATGTATGCGTGTTATTCTCATCGCTCAAACTTTTTGAGTAGGTTGTGTGTATTATACAATAATCCGATCCATATTGAAATCAGCAACATTCCAAATACACCTATCAAAATTATTCATCTGAAATAAATTTAAAACCTAATATAGCTTTATCTGTCAGTTTATAAGCCTTAGCAATTTCAATTAGTGTACTAAATTGAATATCTATTTTTCCCTTTTCTATTTTAGCCAATTTACTGTTATCAAGATTTGATAAATAAGAAAACTGTAAAAGATTGTCTTCTTTCAAAGTCTTTTCTCTTCGGTTCTTTAAATAAGCACCAAATTCTACTAAAAATTTATTTTTTTGATCATTGTGCATTAGTTTATAAAGTTGCGTATATAAACAAAAAATATTTTGGTCGAATTAGGCCAATTCGTTATCTTTGTTCTGGAATAGCAAAATTATTTTAAACTATTCATTTTAGAATCTTATTAGTGAAACGTAGGGGATTTCAATAAGTACAAATGCAATAAGTGAAAGGCTAGTGCATAATAGGTGCGGGTACTTCTAGAATATACTTTCTCTCACGACCTCGCTTATAGGTAAGTTGGTTTCGCGCTTTTGCTGTGTCTGCCGCGCGTTGCTTACTTACACCAAAGTTCGCGCAATTTTGGATGTTGTTTTCTTCTACATATAAAAGACATATTTCTTTAGAAAAATACCAGGAGCAAAAGTCATTGCATCGTGCAGTGGAATGCTTGTCCCAACTTATAGCCATTACAGTGAATAACGCAAGACAGCCCAAAGCACCTGTCTGACGAGCCAATCCACGGGCTTTGCAGACACGAAGTACATAATGGGACACCAGATTAAAACGCTGGTGTTCTATTTTAATCATCCATTATTTAATCTACATCAATGAGCTATAGGAATTTATTCGACGATACACTGGAAAATCATGAGCTGGCCATTCGCTTTAAGAATGGGGAAGAGCAAGCACTGGCATATTTCTATACCAAGGCTTTCAAGCCTTTAGTTTATTTTGGATGTAGGTATCTTAATGATGAATTTACTGTCTGCACCATTGTCCAAGAGGCCATTTTGAAGTTATGGCAACAACCATTCAGGGAAAAGATAGAGAGCATTTTTCATGCTTATTGCTTCATTCGTATCAACATACGTTGGCGTTGCTTATCATGGCACAAGAATAAAAAAAATGAATTTCTGAAACATATTCATTGTGACGAACATATAGATCGCTATGCAGAAATACCTCCCACAACAGCTTCGGAGAACGGTTACACCCAAAAAAAAGAAGAGTTATTACAAGCCATTGATAAAGTCATACCACTACTTCCACCTAATCAGGAGAACATTATGCGGCTGTACCTTAATTATGGTTATAGCTACAAGGAAATGGCAAAACGCTATACTACTTCCAATCAAAGAATTGCCAAAGAAATAAATAAAAGCATTGAAAGGGTTAAGAAAATTATTAACGCAGGAAAGCCCGCCGTAATATCCCAGCCAACAGTTAAATATACCAGCTTATTATCATTAAGCTTAAGTAATAAAAACGTGGCGGTGAAAGCTGGCCACCAGAATGATTATGAAGAAGTGTTGGACGGTACACGATTACAAATATTCAGATACCGTTATGAACAGAAAATGAGTTTTGGTGAAATTGCTGAAAGAATAAGTCTCCCCATCTGTGATGTACAGCAAGAATACCTCAAAGCCCACGAAATTATAAAAGGAATC
The Arachidicoccus soli DNA segment above includes these coding regions:
- a CDS encoding RagB/SusD family nutrient uptake outer membrane protein; this translates as MKHFLFFKKLLIIFLISIALLGITSCNKQLHEGPIGSTYSSEFWTSQTAADEATAAMYGQLRASLRASSGSGVDQGEACYFVYGDLVSDLFRYAGGDTFLQYGLTSDGKIPWNFSYVPYWNNLTDWSRFYQVIALCNLIIENVNKMNNSLFTSVEKKNAYVAEALFVRAYTYFFITRVWGDPVYVAKTYNDVDYGHIPPIPRSPENQVLDSCIRDLRIADANLDYANGDITQSVTANKGSVEALMAHIFEWQHNYDSAHYYCQQVINNGGYSLEPMSTYKNIWKGESSNESIFEISMQYNANDPNFNSQGSFAEATFSFFGGFLKGAIVNQRRTSCWIAPTGGLVDAVLFDTSKDLRAKSILSYQQASGGDPAGYMLTKYSNFQTTATSSPYINNNLVIFRLSDIYLLDAEALAYKGDLTGAANDLKMTEDRAGINNYQSISDQYNMLDEVVMERGRELIGEGQWFYDLIRTNQTQQWLQYINYPSTRVNTTNKGYYWPIDMSTLFPYDNLLTQNPWWNNNSGR
- a CDS encoding DUF5007 domain-containing protein; this translates as MKNIKVSVWANSFIILILCSMIMLGCTKIQNGFLSPTMQYSTHLFVAPQGQIASSNSLVADGSNLPLNVKWTHIYDSSGKNVDAMFLKTYPVGIWTQSYNPLTDTSYASIVAKRTTEELPPFTVNSTSGVISTNSATLYIPLGTYSLDLQVTNSAGTQELKNAISIKIAAAQPVQTADDGGIGSFSLSRLNAGTSGGAATHNGVTSVFYNGNFNPFVVYSVRRISDTPNVMIIKVTDRNGVVFNPKKGEIAKRPAGGLNPIPPYLQNLQYYAPDTFQALDSALYVKYPLTPFPIASLGNGFNMYYIIPTQYVHMDSTKSWSGNSAGTFYQGTSDSHYLGQFGDNLYDYALRIPLRIQTPGNYFFQIKLLDVTHR
- a CDS encoding RNA-binding domain-containing protein — encoded protein: MTEKILDDLLNISTENEVVEFKEAKAQYSKEKLGEYFSALSNEANLKSLPTAWLVMGVKKR
- a CDS encoding helix-turn-helix domain-containing protein, which translates into the protein MHNDQKNKFLVEFGAYLKNRREKTLKEDNLLQFSYLSNLDNSKLAKIEKGKIDIQFSTLIEIAKAYKLTDKAILGFKFISDE
- a CDS encoding RNA polymerase sigma factor, whose product is MSYRNLFDDTLENHELAIRFKNGEEQALAYFYTKAFKPLVYFGCRYLNDEFTVCTIVQEAILKLWQQPFREKIESIFHAYCFIRINIRWRCLSWHKNKKNEFLKHIHCDEHIDRYAEIPPTTASENGYTQKKEELLQAIDKVIPLLPPNQENIMRLYLNYGYSYKEMAKRYTTSNQRIAKEINKSIERVKKIINAGKPAVISQPTVKYTSLLSLSLSNKNVAVKAGHQNDYEEVLDGTRLQIFRYRYEQKMSFGEIAERISLPICDVQQEYLKAHEIIKGIKERRKHRSNNFKAKQLSGNYRSPIH